A single window of Dermacentor albipictus isolate Rhodes 1998 colony chromosome 1, USDA_Dalb.pri_finalv2, whole genome shotgun sequence DNA harbors:
- the LOC139056098 gene encoding uncharacterized protein → MTPPLSEEDRGRSGSEKEDEPRPPRPLPAAGEEASGRPPRAGPVVWRRGRPEERGTPTTPGPRLRRCREASAPPASRDAPLTPPSPPPPKASATRCGRREQALGPRPTTTAAGPAPPTTHAMRAWIPMDAAPSHQASSRSFMDNRVSH, encoded by the exons ATGACGCCACCGCTCTCCGAGGAGGATCGAGGGAGGAGCGGGAGCGAGAAGGAGGACGAGCCTCGCCCACCGAGGCCCCTCCCcgcggcgggcgaggaggccTCGGGGCGCCCGCCGCGGGCAGGACCCGTGGTGTG GCGCCGCGGACGACCGGAGGAGCGGGGCACCCCCACCACCCCGGGCCCGAGACTGCGCCGCTGCCGCGAGGCCAGCGCTCCACCCGCGTCACGTGACGCCCCTCTGACCCCCCCCAGCCCGCCACCGCCGAAGGCCAGCGCAACCCGTTGTGGCCGCCGCGAGCAGGCGCTCGGACCCCGACCGACGACGACGGCCGCCGGCCCAGCGCCGCCGACCACGCACGCCATGCGCGCCTGGATTCCCATGGACGCCGCACCGTCGCACCAGGCGTCCTCGCGATCCTTCATGGACAACAGGGTGAGCCACTGA